The Fibrobacter sp. UWEL nucleotide sequence AAAAATGAGTAAAATCGCAATTGTTTACTGGACTGGAACTGGAAACACAGAAATCATGGCAAATGAAATTGCCGCAGGTGCCCGCGCAGCTGGTGCAGATGTTTCCGTATTCCTCACTTCTGGATTCACTGTCAGTGATGCTGCTGAATTCGACAAGTTTGCCTTGGGTTGCCCCGCCATGGGCGCAGAAGAACTGGAAGATTCTGAATTCCTGCCGCTGTACGTGAAGATGAAGCCTGTTCTTGCTGGTAAGAAGGCTGTTCTTTTCGGTTCTTACGGCTGGGGCGGCGGCGAATATATGAACGGCTGGAAGGAAGATGCAACTGGAGCTGGTTTGGTTCTGGTGGATGATCCGCTGGCTCTTGAAAATGCACCTGATGATGATGGAAAAAATAAGTGCCAGGAATTGGGCAAGGTACTGGCTCTGGCGTGACAAAAAAAGAAAAATGCTATAGCGAACCTCGATCGGAAACGATT carries:
- a CDS encoding flavodoxin, with amino-acid sequence MSKIAIVYWTGTGNTEIMANEIAAGARAAGADVSVFLTSGFTVSDAAEFDKFALGCPAMGAEELEDSEFLPLYVKMKPVLAGKKAVLFGSYGWGGGEYMNGWKEDATGAGLVLVDDPLALENAPDDDGKNKCQELGKVLALA